The Arabidopsis thaliana chromosome 5, partial sequence genomic interval TCAGAATCAAACGACCCATCTCTCTCATCTCTTGAAACCTCAACACCAAGTCCTTTCCCATGCAACAACCTCGTATTAAGTCCTTGCTCATTCAACACCGGAAAAAAGATTGGAACTTTACCAAACCCTAACCCTTCCACCACTGAGTTCCAACCACAATGTGTCAAGAACCCTCCTACTGACTCGTGACTAAGTATTTTCACTTGTGGAACCCAACCAACATGAACCATTCCACGTCCCTTGACTCGTGTTTTGAACCCATCTGGAATCTTTGGCTCGTTCCTTAGGACCCAAAAGAACGGTGTCTCTGACTTCTCTAACCCAAGAGCTAGCTCAGTTACTTCCTCATGACGAAGACTCGCTTCGGTGCCAAGTGACACGTAAACAACTGAATTAAGCCGTTGCTTGTCGAGCCACTTCTTTATACGAACCCATGTAGTATCAACGGCATCGTCGTCTTCAATAACCGGAGGCAAAAACCCGATTGGAAATACCGGTTTACGGTACAGGTCTTTTAGTAAACCAAACCATTCCGGTTCAAACTCCGGACAGCTACGGACAAAAACCGCATCGCTTTCGTCAATCGAGTAACCAAACCGAACTGAGTCAGAGACTCCGGTTACATCTTCCTCTGTCTTCTCAACGTATCTAGTAACTTCATGATAACGAAACACGATGTTTGACTTGAACGGGACCCACGGTGGCACCACCGTGAAATCTTCCGGCGTTGATCTAATTTCTTCAATCAAAGACGAAGACGGTCCCATGAAACAGAGAGTAGCTGCGTTAAAGAGACTAAAGAAAGCCTTAGAGATTCCAAGCTCGGCCGCAATAGAAGGAAGCCAGTGAGAAGCATAGTCGTATATGATCCAATCCGGAGAAGACCGTCGGAGAAACTCTTTCAACGGTGGctgaagaagatcaaaagCGGCTTTAAGAGACTGTTGCTTGTTGTAAGGAACGTCCATGGATGATTCTGAAGAAGGAGGCAAGCCTGAGATGGGAGGGAGAGGGAAAGAGACGAAGGTGATGGAGGAGGCGAGGTTTGATTGTAATTTAGGAAGTCTTTCGATGTTTCTTGGTGTTGATATGAAAGAGATCTTGTGACCCTTTTGAGCTAGTAACTTGGAGAGACGAAGAAAAGGAAGGAGATGACCCATAGCTAGCCATGGAAACATGGCTACGTGCAtaacttcttctctcttgtcgaccatttttgttattctctGCACATCTTCAATAAAGCATGGACATATCACATATATTATGGAATCCTAGTTACGTATCCACTACGTGATGTAGAAAGGAATATTCATGAAATAGatattagtttaattttgtttgttgaccaaaaaagaaagaaaaaatcatacgtaattttatgttattttaaacCTAAACCGCAAATTAGATTTCGTTAAGTTTATAACTATActatcaaatttattcaaatttatatgTATCATACATTCAGTCCTGCATGCATTACAACAAACCTTACCACAAATGATATGTTTTTCGTGGGaagatattcaaatttttaaaaatagttcccaagagaaaaaaatgatattgaaaACGAATAGCGTTGACGGACAGTTGGTAGATGAATTGTATAGTGTTAACCAAATAGTAACATGGATAAGTTAATaatgatgaaggagaagaagataaaacttaaaagagtGAAAATGAGGCCAACAAGAGAGATGTGAAAGAGACCGAATTGATTCATAGCACACTCCAGATTTGGGAAATGGGGGATGTCCCTCTCCCTCTCTCATCATCCATTCCCCACTTGTCTCCTccctatcttttttttctctctgcaTCACTAATCAAATCAGGTTTTAGAATAAATTCTACATATCCAATGACTATATAGCAAGtcactttaaaaaaaaaaaaaaatttaaattttatgtcGTTGATACTGTAttctaaaaaaactttcataaagtattatatttttgtaatagacgaagttttgatcaaatactatattataatatagtttgaacccaaaaactttattaaaaaaaaaaaagaagagagtgtGAACCCACAACAAAAAGACacgtattttgttttcttcacttGCAATTCCCAACTAGCGGCGCCGCTCTCTTTTCTTGCTTTCAAAGctcatcttccttcttccCTATCctctcatttctctttttttctttttatagaaaacaaaaccatttcttttaataatattaaaaacaaataagcaaatacttttccattttatactttatacaCCATACCATTTCCCAAAGGGATTTACGAAAAGTCCCTCTCCTCTATCATCTCTTTATTCACCCCATACCAACAACCtctacatcttcttcttcttcttcctcctcttttattttctttttaaatcaTTTACACAAAAATCCAAAGACAAATCTGAAATCTCTAATAAACAAATccataaaataag includes:
- a CDS encoding UDP-Glycosyltransferase superfamily protein (UDP-Glycosyltransferase superfamily protein; FUNCTIONS IN: transferase activity, transferring glycosyl groups; INVOLVED IN: metabolic process; CONTAINS InterPro DOMAIN/s: UDP-glucuronosyl/UDP-glucosyltransferase (InterPro:IPR002213); BEST Arabidopsis thaliana protein match is: UDP-Glycosyltransferase superfamily protein (TAIR:AT5G65550.1); Has 1807 Blast hits to 1807 proteins in 277 species: Archae - 0; Bacteria - 0; Metazoa - 736; Fungi - 347; Plants - 385; Viruses - 0; Other Eukaryotes - 339 (source: NCBI BLink).); protein product: MVDKREEVMHVAMFPWLAMGHLLPFLRLSKLLAQKGHKISFISTPRNIERLPKLQSNLASSITFVSFPLPPISGLPPSSESSMDVPYNKQQSLKAAFDLLQPPLKEFLRRSSPDWIIYDYASHWLPSIAAELGISKAFFSLFNAATLCFMGPSSSLIEEIRSTPEDFTVVPPWVPFKSNIVFRYHEVTRYVEKTEEDVTGVSDSVRFGYSIDESDAVFVRSCPEFEPEWFGLLKDLYRKPVFPIGFLPPVIEDDDAVDTTWVRIKKWLDKQRLNSVVYVSLGTEASLRHEEVTELALGLEKSETPFFWVLRNEPKIPDGFKTRVKGRGMVHVGWVPQVKILSHESVGGFLTHCGWNSVVEGLGFGKVPIFFPVLNEQGLNTRLLHGKGLGVEVSRDERDGSFDSDSVADSIRLVMIDDAGEEIRAKAKVMKDLFGNMDENIRYVDELVRFMRSKGSSSSS